In one window of Legionella fallonii LLAP-10 DNA:
- the fghA gene encoding S-formylglutathione hydrolase, with amino-acid sequence MTYKLIEAHQCFEGIQSVYSHWSEETQSDMRFAIYLPPAAQQKVVPVLYWLSGLTCSEQNFITKAGAQRIAAELGMALVVPDTSPRNLNLVGVAPQENLGEGAGFYVDATEMPWADHYRMYSYISNELPRVINENFPVDKRRCGLFGHSMGGHGALTIALKNHQLFRSLSAFAPICAPTQSTWGKDAFQHYLGDNQRTWQQYDACHLIRTHAWPHGEILIDQGLADPYLVEQLKPELFEAACMQANVTLNLRMHDQYDHGYYFVATFIEDHLRFHAKNLLG; translated from the coding sequence ATGACTTATAAATTAATAGAAGCACATCAATGTTTTGAGGGAATACAAAGTGTCTATTCTCATTGGTCTGAAGAGACGCAAAGTGACATGCGTTTTGCTATCTATCTTCCACCGGCAGCACAACAAAAAGTGGTGCCTGTACTCTATTGGTTATCCGGTTTAACCTGTTCAGAGCAAAACTTCATTACTAAAGCAGGGGCGCAACGCATAGCGGCTGAACTAGGAATGGCATTGGTTGTTCCCGATACCAGCCCCCGTAATTTAAATCTGGTGGGTGTTGCCCCACAAGAGAATCTTGGTGAAGGTGCCGGGTTTTATGTTGATGCTACCGAAATGCCCTGGGCTGATCATTACCGCATGTACTCCTATATCAGTAATGAATTACCCCGTGTCATTAATGAAAATTTTCCTGTAGATAAGCGACGTTGTGGCCTTTTTGGCCATTCCATGGGTGGCCATGGTGCATTAACCATAGCCTTAAAGAACCATCAATTATTTCGTAGCCTTTCCGCTTTTGCACCAATTTGTGCACCAACCCAATCCACGTGGGGAAAAGATGCCTTTCAGCATTATTTAGGAGATAACCAACGCACCTGGCAGCAATACGATGCCTGTCACTTAATCAGAACCCACGCCTGGCCTCACGGTGAAATTTTGATAGACCAAGGCCTGGCCGATCCCTATCTTGTGGAGCAATTAAAACCAGAGCTATTTGAAGCCGCCTGCATGCAAGCCAACGTCACCTTAAATTTACGCATGCACGACCAATACGACCATGGTTACTATTTTGTTGCTACCTTTATTGAAGATCATTTACGGTTCCATGCCAAGAATTTACTTGGGTAA
- a CDS encoding S-(hydroxymethyl)glutathione dehydrogenase/class III alcohol dehydrogenase, which yields MQVKAAVAFAAGQPLAIETVDLEGPRHGEVMVEIKATGVCHTDAYTLSGLDPEGIFPSILGHEGAGVVVEVGPGVSSLKPGDHVIPLYTPECRQCEYCLSRKTNLCQAIRSTQGRGLMPDGTSRFHYKGQMLHHYMGTSTFANYTVLPEIALAKIRHDAPFDKVCYIGCGVTTGLGAVLFTAKVEAGSRVIVFGLGGIGLNVIQGARMVGATQIVGVDINPSRKKLATQMGMTDFVNPKEVGDDLVAHLVELTNGGADYTFECIGNVQLMRQALESCHKGWGVSTIIGVAPAGHEIATRPFQLVTGRVWQGSAFGGARGRTDVPKIVDWYMEGRINIDDLITHVLPIEQVNDAFDLMHHGESIRTVLTF from the coding sequence ATGCAAGTAAAAGCAGCAGTGGCTTTCGCAGCGGGGCAACCGCTTGCCATTGAAACAGTTGATTTAGAAGGACCTCGTCACGGTGAGGTCATGGTAGAGATTAAAGCTACTGGGGTATGTCATACAGACGCCTATACTTTATCTGGCCTAGATCCCGAAGGAATTTTTCCGTCCATCCTAGGACATGAAGGAGCAGGAGTAGTTGTTGAAGTGGGTCCTGGCGTCAGTAGTTTAAAACCCGGGGATCACGTTATTCCCCTTTATACTCCCGAATGTCGTCAGTGCGAATATTGTTTATCGCGTAAAACAAATCTATGCCAAGCGATACGCTCCACCCAAGGACGAGGATTGATGCCCGATGGTACCTCCCGATTCCACTATAAAGGTCAGATGCTCCATCATTACATGGGAACCTCAACTTTTGCTAACTATACTGTTTTACCGGAAATTGCTTTGGCGAAAATTCGCCATGATGCTCCGTTTGATAAGGTATGCTACATAGGTTGTGGTGTGACCACGGGTTTGGGTGCTGTTCTTTTTACAGCAAAAGTTGAAGCAGGGAGTCGCGTTATCGTCTTTGGCTTAGGTGGTATAGGCCTTAACGTGATTCAAGGGGCGCGTATGGTGGGTGCAACTCAAATTGTTGGTGTTGACATTAATCCCAGCCGTAAAAAATTAGCAACCCAAATGGGGATGACTGATTTTGTCAATCCCAAGGAAGTAGGTGATGATTTGGTCGCCCATTTGGTTGAGCTCACTAATGGCGGTGCTGATTATACGTTTGAATGCATAGGAAATGTGCAGCTAATGCGCCAAGCCTTAGAATCGTGTCATAAAGGATGGGGAGTATCGACTATTATTGGCGTTGCCCCTGCTGGCCATGAAATTGCGACACGGCCTTTTCAGCTAGTTACAGGAAGAGTTTGGCAGGGCTCTGCATTTGGAGGAGCTCGAGGACGTACGGATGTTCCTAAAATTGTGGATTGGTATATGGAGGGTCGCATTAATATTGATGATCTGATCACCCATGTACTTCCCATTGAGCAGGTAAATGATGCTTTTGATCTGATGCATCATGGTGAATCGATTCGCACAGTGCTTACATTTTAA